One Bacillus kexueae DNA segment encodes these proteins:
- a CDS encoding diguanylate cyclase domain-containing protein translates to MGIRLKVRMTVFYILIVAVVVIIQLLITNTYIFNQYSKIEEKDTADRIKIIINYLSKDLDELVSLSIDWGAWDATYQFIDDLNDTYIQENLVDRTFHDNHWNFFALIRSDGEIAYQKSYQIEGIKDTELPEGLHHFLKRQDQITQLTQQGMAGILPADGHYFLVSSYPVLTSTLEGEPKGALLVGRLIDEAWLNRFIGDIQMQVELIDIQDPYIEEILFGDVPLQSHESRYLGTTYFTQQNSFEQELSTGYIFFKSMEGHDAFVLKFHKNMDFYQKGKDSSLYFLLILGFIFGVTFLYSWIFLNKHILRRLNSIKEQIEEMEKLKDFSKVLPLSEQRDEITFLENEFNKLIASVNKSYHALKHKAHHDPLTGLPNREHFYEQVESLIQTKYGYRLSAVFYIDLDGFKAVNDTYGHHIGDELLKIISQKFSTINREDVIVSRIGGDEFLLFLPNIDTKQEAEKFAEILIQQLKDCKSIQNFPIELSASIGISFYPEHSTDLKTLIKFADESMYTVKRKHKNGFHTYFAS, encoded by the coding sequence ATGGGAATACGCTTAAAAGTCCGCATGACAGTCTTTTATATTTTGATTGTTGCTGTAGTCGTGATTATCCAACTCTTAATTACCAATACATATATATTCAATCAATATTCGAAAATCGAAGAAAAAGATACAGCTGATCGCATTAAAATTATTATCAATTACTTATCGAAAGATCTGGATGAACTAGTAAGCTTAAGCATTGATTGGGGGGCATGGGATGCAACGTACCAATTCATCGACGACTTAAATGATACATATATTCAAGAAAACTTAGTCGACCGAACCTTTCACGACAATCACTGGAACTTCTTCGCACTTATTCGTTCTGACGGCGAAATTGCTTATCAAAAAAGTTACCAAATCGAAGGCATTAAAGATACAGAGCTTCCAGAAGGGCTTCATCATTTCTTAAAAAGACAAGATCAAATTACCCAGCTGACCCAACAAGGCATGGCCGGTATTCTTCCAGCTGATGGTCATTATTTTTTAGTTTCCTCCTATCCCGTTTTAACATCCACACTTGAAGGAGAACCGAAAGGCGCCTTATTGGTTGGACGTTTAATCGATGAAGCGTGGTTAAACCGATTCATTGGTGACATTCAAATGCAAGTCGAGTTAATAGACATACAAGACCCGTACATTGAGGAAATTCTATTCGGTGATGTTCCACTTCAATCTCATGAATCACGCTATTTAGGAACGACTTATTTCACACAACAGAATTCATTCGAACAAGAATTATCAACAGGTTACATTTTCTTTAAAAGCATGGAAGGCCATGACGCATTCGTACTAAAATTTCATAAAAATATGGATTTCTATCAAAAGGGCAAAGATAGCTCGCTCTATTTCCTGCTCATCCTTGGCTTTATTTTCGGTGTAACCTTCTTATATAGCTGGATTTTTTTAAATAAACATATTTTGCGACGGTTAAATTCCATTAAAGAACAAATTGAAGAGATGGAGAAACTAAAGGACTTTTCAAAAGTCCTCCCTCTATCAGAACAAAGGGACGAAATTACGTTTCTAGAAAATGAATTTAACAAGCTTATTGCATCGGTAAACAAAAGTTATCATGCACTCAAACATAAAGCTCATCACGATCCATTAACAGGACTTCCTAATCGCGAACACTTTTATGAACAAGTTGAATCATTAATTCAAACGAAATACGGCTATCGCTTGTCTGCTGTTTTTTACATTGACCTAGATGGCTTTAAAGCAGTAAATGATACGTACGGTCACCACATCGGTGATGAGTTACTTAAGATCATTAGTCAAAAGTTTTCAACAATCAATCGAGAAGATGTAATCGTCTCACGCATAGGGGGAGATGAGTTCTTGCTGTTCTTACCAAATATCGATACGAAACAAGAAGCCGAAAAATTCGCTGAAATCCTGATTCAACAATTGAAAGATTGTAAAAGCATTCAAAACTTCCCAATCGAGCTATCTGCAAGTATTGGGATTAGCTTCTACCCAGAACATAGTACCGACTTAAAAACGTTAATTAAATTTGCCGATGAATCAATGTACACTGTAAAACGGAAGCATAAAAACGGTTTTCATACGTACTTCGCCTCATAA
- the tenA gene encoding thiaminase II, with product MSFSKRLREKVNPIWEASFDHPFVTKLADGSLDLRCFRYYVLQDSYYLSHFARVQALGAAKATDLSMTASFANHAQNTYEAELSLHENFSKKLGISQEEKETFQPAPTAYAYTSHMYRAAYEGHVGDILAAILPCYWLYYEIGERLKGSKPGEEIYQEWIDAYGSEWFRTLVEEQIARLDRIAEQVTEADRKRMEQHFIISSQYEYSFWEMAYTLEQWPVEEKEKVKDAN from the coding sequence ATGTCATTTTCAAAGAGACTAAGAGAAAAAGTAAATCCAATTTGGGAAGCGAGTTTTGACCATCCCTTTGTCACGAAGTTAGCTGATGGAAGCCTTGATTTGCGTTGTTTTCGTTATTATGTTTTGCAAGATTCTTATTATTTAAGTCATTTCGCGCGCGTTCAAGCGCTCGGGGCAGCGAAGGCAACAGATCTTAGCATGACAGCAAGTTTTGCCAATCATGCGCAAAATACGTATGAAGCCGAGCTTTCGTTACACGAAAATTTCTCTAAAAAGCTAGGAATCTCACAAGAGGAAAAGGAAACTTTTCAGCCAGCTCCAACGGCATATGCGTATACATCTCATATGTACCGAGCTGCCTATGAGGGGCATGTCGGGGATATTTTAGCAGCAATCTTACCGTGTTACTGGTTGTATTACGAGATTGGGGAACGCTTGAAAGGTTCAAAGCCAGGTGAGGAGATTTATCAAGAATGGATTGATGCCTATGGCTCCGAGTGGTTTAGAACGTTAGTAGAAGAACAAATTGCACGCCTCGATCGTATCGCTGAACAAGTTACAGAAGCCGATCGAAAACGTATGGAGCAGCATTTTATCATTAGTAGTCAATACGAATATTCGTTTTGGGAAATGGCGTATACGCTAGAACAATGGCCAGTTGAAGAAAAGGAGAAAGTGAAAGATGCAAACTAA
- a CDS encoding ECF transporter S component — MQTKGLKLVDILTTVVIAIVFGIVYKLWGPFYYFVKPFGLHIDQLIYGMWFIAATVAFLIIRKPGIALLAEVAAASGEFITGSEWGLEVLIYGFIQGLLAEAVFAAFRYKRFDLVVVSLAAIGSTVGSLIMDFYKGYIDELAVWNLTLFIGARFIGAIIISGFFAYYLVKALESTGVTQLVRPASQEDYDALNQ, encoded by the coding sequence ATGCAAACTAAAGGATTAAAGTTAGTTGATATTTTAACAACCGTTGTCATTGCAATAGTATTCGGGATTGTGTATAAGCTTTGGGGGCCTTTTTATTACTTTGTCAAACCGTTTGGTCTTCATATTGATCAACTGATTTACGGCATGTGGTTTATCGCGGCAACGGTCGCCTTTTTAATTATTCGAAAGCCGGGGATTGCGCTTTTAGCCGAAGTAGCTGCAGCATCAGGTGAGTTTATTACAGGATCTGAATGGGGTCTTGAAGTTTTAATTTATGGATTTATCCAAGGTTTGTTAGCTGAAGCGGTTTTTGCAGCCTTTCGCTATAAGCGTTTTGATTTAGTAGTCGTATCATTGGCCGCAATAGGGTCAACAGTTGGTTCGCTTATTATGGACTTTTATAAAGGGTACATCGATGAACTGGCTGTGTGGAATTTAACGCTGTTTATCGGAGCGCGATTCATCGGGGCGATTATCATTTCAGGATTCTTTGCTTATTACCTTGTTAAAGCGCTTGAATCCACAGGGGTCACACAACTTGTTCGTCCAGCTTCTCAAGAAGATTATGATGCGCTCAATCAATAG
- a CDS encoding ABC transporter ATP-binding protein, translated as MEQAAYVNKLRLKFPGQDTLLFKDLTLSFKKGEKVLFLGPSGCGKSTLLQVLAGLIPKAIDLPMKVEEQKVPGRWGYVFQDPDAQFCMPYVDEELAFVLENLQIPREEMDLQISEILSKVGLHLKDPHVEINTLSGGMKQRLAIAAALLLQPEVLFLDEPTALIDPKGTEEIWETIKQVSIGKTVLIVEHKIDHVLDFVDRIILFGENGEILADGPKNMIFHQYKAVIQNHGIWYPTVWEDYKKKKRIDAVTHPKEEVVRFRNFFGIRKKEVKVSVEEEAICRGDWLVITGENGAGKSTLLQAMTKLIPSKGLCEIEGVSIEKIKNLFQEIAFVFQNPEFQFVSDSVYEELAFGLRLNKEDEQTIEQKVEEFLRLFHLKGLEHLHPYQLSMGQKRRLSVAASIMNQQKLLLLDEPTFGQDARNTFALLELLEQLRQKGTTIVMVTHDEEIVEHFATKRWVIENGQLVQVEALTRPQSLHVQEGWA; from the coding sequence ATGGAACAAGCAGCATATGTGAATAAATTGCGACTAAAGTTCCCTGGGCAAGATACGCTCTTGTTTAAGGACCTCACCCTTTCATTCAAAAAAGGAGAAAAAGTGTTATTCCTAGGTCCTTCTGGGTGCGGGAAGTCAACCTTGCTACAAGTGTTAGCAGGGTTGATTCCAAAAGCAATCGATTTGCCGATGAAGGTGGAGGAACAAAAGGTTCCGGGTCGATGGGGATATGTTTTTCAAGATCCAGACGCTCAGTTTTGCATGCCGTATGTCGATGAAGAGCTGGCATTCGTACTGGAAAATCTTCAGATTCCTCGGGAAGAAATGGACCTACAAATATCTGAAATACTTTCCAAAGTAGGCCTTCATTTGAAAGACCCGCATGTTGAAATTAACACTCTTTCGGGAGGAATGAAGCAACGGTTAGCGATTGCAGCTGCTTTGTTGTTGCAACCTGAGGTTTTATTTTTAGATGAACCAACGGCGCTAATTGATCCGAAGGGAACAGAAGAAATTTGGGAAACCATTAAGCAAGTTTCAATAGGTAAAACCGTTTTAATCGTTGAGCATAAAATCGATCATGTGCTGGATTTCGTTGATCGCATCATTCTGTTTGGAGAAAATGGTGAAATTTTGGCGGATGGACCGAAAAACATGATTTTTCATCAGTATAAAGCTGTCATACAAAATCACGGAATCTGGTACCCGACGGTTTGGGAGGACTACAAAAAAAAGAAACGAATAGATGCCGTCACTCATCCAAAGGAGGAAGTCGTTCGTTTTCGCAACTTTTTTGGCATCCGAAAAAAAGAAGTGAAGGTTTCAGTTGAAGAAGAAGCAATCTGTCGGGGAGATTGGCTTGTGATTACAGGAGAAAATGGAGCGGGAAAGAGCACCCTTTTACAAGCGATGACGAAATTAATTCCATCAAAAGGTTTGTGCGAAATTGAAGGAGTATCGATTGAGAAGATTAAGAATCTCTTTCAAGAAATAGCGTTTGTCTTTCAAAATCCTGAATTTCAATTTGTCAGCGATTCTGTTTATGAAGAGCTTGCTTTTGGCTTGCGATTGAACAAGGAGGACGAACAGACAATTGAGCAAAAGGTTGAAGAATTCCTTCGCTTATTCCATCTAAAGGGATTGGAGCATTTACATCCTTATCAATTATCCATGGGGCAAAAGCGAAGGTTAAGTGTTGCTGCTTCAATTATGAACCAACAAAAACTACTTTTATTAGATGAACCGACGTTTGGGCAAGATGCGAGAAATACTTTCGCATTATTAGAGCTATTAGAACAATTGCGTCAAAAAGGGACGACGATTGTAATGGTGACACATGATGAGGAGATTGTCGAACATTTTGCGACTAAAAGGTGGGTCATCGAGAACGGTCAATTAGTACAAGTTGAAGCTTTAACTCGTCCGCAATCTTTACACGTGCAGGAGGGGTGGGCATGA
- a CDS encoding energy-coupling factor transporter transmembrane component T family protein → MRLNISYRQTWLHRLNPSLKLFVMLGLFLVVLLIHNPNWLLNLTIAFLLLFIGFTGYPFKWLLLLLLPFIFIFLSTASSMIFFGNGETTWFKWGLIHITEESFYRGIHLGFRALTFALLGLLFSLTTRPVYLFYSLMQQLKLKPKYAYSFLAAIRLIPIMMEEFQTIHQAQKVRGATYKKGIKGVWEKMKRYAVPLLSQSIRRAQRIAVAMEAKQFSNERERTYYYSVPVRLQDLSFVVVVLFFLVLSYYLAQVSPYFPVTDVR, encoded by the coding sequence ATGAGATTGAATATTTCCTATCGACAAACATGGCTGCATCGATTAAATCCAAGCTTAAAGCTATTCGTCATGCTAGGGTTATTTTTAGTTGTTTTGCTCATTCATAATCCGAACTGGTTACTGAATTTAACGATTGCCTTTCTTTTATTGTTTATCGGTTTTACAGGTTATCCGTTCAAATGGCTTCTCCTTCTCTTATTGCCGTTTATTTTTATTTTTCTTTCAACAGCGTCGTCGATGATTTTTTTCGGGAATGGGGAGACGACATGGTTTAAATGGGGGCTTATTCATATTACGGAGGAAAGTTTTTATCGTGGAATCCACTTAGGTTTCCGAGCGTTAACGTTCGCTTTGCTAGGGCTTTTATTTTCATTAACGACAAGACCTGTTTATTTGTTTTATTCCTTGATGCAGCAGTTGAAGCTGAAACCGAAGTATGCATATAGCTTTTTAGCGGCAATCCGTCTTATTCCGATAATGATGGAAGAATTTCAGACCATTCATCAGGCGCAAAAAGTACGGGGAGCTACCTATAAGAAAGGGATAAAAGGCGTATGGGAAAAAATGAAACGGTACGCTGTTCCTTTATTATCCCAAAGCATTAGACGTGCTCAGCGCATAGCAGTGGCAATGGAAGCAAAGCAGTTTTCAAATGAACGGGAGCGAACGTATTACTATTCCGTCCCAGTTCGGTTACAGGACCTTTCGTTTGTAGTAGTTGTTCTATTCTTTCTCGTACTTTCCTATTATCTAGCTCAAGTGTCTCCTTATTTTCCTGTTACAGATGTTCGATAA
- the tenI gene encoding thiazole tautomerase TenI, producing the protein MKRELHVITTGTHSLHDLKERLVQIHPYVDFIHIREKERSAKEVAELILQLVQSGVPKKKIVVNDRVDVAFALEVAGVQLAYHSLNPAIVRRSFPSLRIGRSVHSLDEAIQAEKEGADYCIYGHIFETSSKEGRTPKGVEELKLLSSRLTIPVIAIGGIKPQHIPLLKGAGVGGVAVLSGILKADNPLQAVKAYREQLNGRREEYEQEYV; encoded by the coding sequence ATGAAAAGAGAGCTACACGTTATTACGACAGGAACCCATTCGCTTCATGATCTAAAAGAGCGGTTAGTGCAAATTCACCCGTACGTTGATTTCATTCATATTCGCGAAAAGGAAAGGTCAGCGAAAGAAGTAGCAGAGTTAATCTTACAGCTTGTCCAAAGTGGGGTTCCAAAGAAAAAGATTGTGGTCAATGATCGAGTCGATGTCGCTTTTGCGTTAGAAGTAGCGGGTGTTCAACTTGCCTATCATAGCTTAAATCCAGCGATTGTAAGGAGGAGTTTTCCTTCCCTACGAATTGGCCGGTCAGTCCATTCACTCGATGAAGCAATTCAGGCTGAAAAGGAAGGGGCGGACTATTGTATATATGGTCATATTTTCGAAACGAGTAGTAAGGAAGGTCGAACACCTAAAGGAGTGGAAGAGTTAAAGCTTCTATCCAGTCGCCTTACCATTCCTGTTATTGCAATTGGAGGGATTAAGCCACAGCACATTCCTTTATTAAAGGGTGCAGGTGTAGGAGGTGTGGCGGTATTGTCTGGGATTTTAAAAGCAGATAATCCCCTTCAAGCAGTAAAAGCATACCGAGAGCAATTAAATGGGAGGAGGGAAGAGTATGAGCAAGAATACGTTTGA
- the thiO gene encoding glycine oxidase ThiO gives MSKNTFDVILVGGGIISSSIAYQLAKRQARVLIVEKNEMGCEASSAAAGMLGAQSEFSSEHPLIPLALDSRKLFPTLVEELEEVTKIDIGIVQKGLIKMATNDAHFQELISHFTFWKEQGEKVEWLHEKELQKLESNINHSKGAMYIPNDGQVRAADMTRAFCKAACQLGAVVKENTEVLDFLTEHDSIRGIKTTKGEFHAKYVVVAGGAWTNQLLKTDWVFPVKGECVSIVTKEPLVEATVFSKDGCYIVPKKGNRLFIGATSVPHSYDKSVSVQGLTSLLDRAQSLLPKLREGVIERMWSGIRPQTKDGLPILGEHPSIKGVWIASGHYRNGILLSPITGVVMADLIEGKECKYDLTPFQLERIYEEETIWN, from the coding sequence ATGAGCAAGAATACGTTTGATGTCATTTTAGTTGGCGGGGGCATTATTTCGAGCTCCATTGCGTATCAACTGGCTAAGCGTCAAGCAAGGGTATTAATTGTAGAGAAAAATGAAATGGGTTGTGAGGCGTCAAGTGCAGCTGCTGGAATGCTCGGTGCACAATCTGAATTCTCCTCAGAACATCCCTTAATCCCGTTAGCTCTTGATAGTCGAAAACTGTTTCCTACATTGGTCGAAGAATTAGAAGAAGTCACGAAGATAGACATTGGAATTGTCCAAAAAGGGTTGATCAAAATGGCCACAAACGATGCACATTTTCAAGAATTAATTAGTCATTTCACATTTTGGAAGGAACAAGGTGAAAAGGTTGAATGGCTCCATGAGAAGGAGCTGCAAAAGCTGGAGTCAAACATTAACCATTCCAAAGGAGCTATGTACATCCCAAATGATGGGCAAGTACGTGCCGCTGACATGACAAGAGCCTTTTGTAAAGCTGCTTGTCAACTTGGTGCCGTCGTTAAGGAAAACACCGAAGTTCTCGATTTCTTAACAGAACATGATTCCATTAGGGGAATAAAAACAACAAAGGGTGAATTTCACGCCAAGTACGTTGTCGTTGCTGGTGGTGCCTGGACGAATCAATTGCTCAAAACGGATTGGGTCTTTCCGGTTAAAGGTGAATGCGTCTCTATCGTAACAAAGGAACCATTAGTAGAAGCGACCGTTTTTTCAAAGGATGGTTGCTATATTGTCCCTAAAAAAGGCAATCGTCTTTTTATCGGTGCGACGTCAGTTCCCCATTCGTACGATAAATCGGTTTCGGTTCAAGGGTTGACCTCCTTATTGGACCGAGCGCAATCTCTCTTACCGAAGTTGCGTGAGGGGGTTATCGAAAGAATGTGGAGCGGCATTCGCCCTCAAACGAAAGATGGGTTGCCAATCTTAGGAGAACATCCATCCATAAAAGGTGTTTGGATTGCGAGTGGTCATTATCGAAATGGAATTTTATTAAGTCCAATAACAGGTGTTGTAATGGCGGATTTAATAGAAGGGAAAGAGTGCAAATATGATCTTACCCCTTTTCAACTGGAGCGGATTTATGAGGAGGAAACAATATGGAACTAA
- the thiS gene encoding sulfur carrier protein ThiS has translation MELTINGEVIKLPTNVLTVADLLTHFQLNEKIAMVEVNLSIIERSHFAETKLSNGDKVEIVHFVGGG, from the coding sequence ATGGAACTAACCATTAACGGGGAGGTTATTAAGCTACCGACTAACGTATTAACGGTAGCGGATTTACTCACACATTTTCAACTGAATGAAAAGATTGCTATGGTCGAAGTGAATTTATCTATTATTGAGCGAAGTCACTTTGCCGAAACAAAGCTTTCAAATGGTGACAAAGTCGAAATCGTACATTTTGTAGGAGGCGGATGA
- a CDS encoding thiazole synthase, translating to MLKIGPYEFQSRLLLGTGKYPNFDVQKEAVAVSETEVLTFAVRRMNIFEPNQPNFLEKLDLEKYKLLPNTAGAKTAEEAVRIAKLAKASGLCDMIKVEVIGCPKTLLPDPVETLRASEMLLEEGFIVLPYTSDDVILARRLQELGCHAIMPGASPIGSGQGIINPLNISLIIEQATVPVIVDAGVGSPTDAAHAMELGADGVLLNTAVAGAEDPVKMAKAMKLAIEAGRLGYEAGRIPKKRYATASSPMEGMSTV from the coding sequence ATGTTAAAAATCGGACCTTATGAATTTCAATCTAGATTATTGCTTGGGACAGGTAAATACCCAAATTTTGATGTGCAAAAAGAAGCGGTTGCAGTATCTGAAACGGAAGTATTAACGTTTGCTGTCAGACGAATGAATATTTTTGAACCAAATCAACCGAACTTTTTAGAAAAGCTCGATTTAGAAAAATATAAGTTGCTACCGAATACGGCTGGGGCAAAGACTGCGGAGGAAGCGGTTCGCATTGCAAAATTAGCGAAAGCTTCAGGCCTTTGCGACATGATTAAAGTAGAAGTCATTGGCTGTCCGAAAACACTTCTTCCAGACCCAGTCGAAACCTTAAGAGCTTCTGAGATGTTATTAGAAGAAGGATTCATTGTATTACCGTATACATCGGATGACGTGATATTAGCAAGACGCTTACAAGAGCTTGGTTGTCATGCCATTATGCCAGGTGCTTCGCCAATTGGATCGGGTCAAGGGATTATTAACCCACTAAATATTAGTTTAATTATTGAGCAAGCAACAGTTCCTGTTATTGTAGATGCGGGCGTTGGAAGTCCAACCGATGCGGCGCATGCAATGGAATTAGGAGCAGATGGCGTTCTCTTGAACACGGCTGTAGCTGGAGCGGAGGATCCTGTTAAGATGGCGAAGGCGATGAAGCTGGCAATCGAAGCGGGAAGATTAGGATATGAAGCAGGTCGAATCCCGAAAAAGCGCTATGCAACGGCAAGTAGTCCGATGGAAGGAATGAGTACAGTTTGA
- a CDS encoding thiazole biosynthesis adenylyltransferase ThiF, translating to MNDRYSRQELFAPIGKEGQQKIKSKHVLLIGAGALGTINAESLVRAGIGKITIFDRDYVEWSNLQRQTLYGEEEAQNRLPKAIAAKKRLLTINSDVEVEAIVKDVTATELERFVRADRPHLMIDATDNFDIRMIINDVSQKYEIPWIYGACVGSYGLSYVILPGKTPCLQCLLETVPLGGLTCDTAGIISPAVQMVVSYQVAEALKILVEDWEALSGKLQSFDLWKNQHSSIRVDKVKKRECPSCGEHRTYPHLTYEGQMKTAVLCGRDSVQIRPSHSESFDLNQLAKRLINQGMKVEVNPYLLSFQADQRRLVVFRDGRALVHGTKDIQEAKSIYHRYLG from the coding sequence TTGAATGACCGCTATTCAAGACAGGAATTGTTCGCACCAATCGGAAAAGAAGGTCAACAAAAGATAAAATCGAAGCATGTTTTATTAATTGGTGCCGGTGCATTAGGAACCATCAATGCGGAAAGTCTTGTTCGGGCTGGTATCGGAAAGATTACGATATTTGATCGGGATTATGTCGAATGGAGTAACTTGCAGCGTCAAACCCTTTATGGGGAAGAAGAGGCACAAAATCGCTTGCCAAAGGCAATCGCTGCGAAAAAACGATTATTGACCATTAACTCAGATGTCGAAGTGGAAGCGATTGTGAAAGATGTGACGGCTACCGAATTAGAACGTTTTGTTCGAGCGGATCGTCCACACTTAATGATTGATGCTACGGATAACTTTGACATCCGAATGATAATAAATGATGTCTCCCAAAAGTACGAAATTCCTTGGATTTATGGCGCATGTGTAGGGAGTTATGGGCTTAGTTATGTAATTCTTCCGGGCAAAACCCCCTGTCTACAATGTTTACTCGAAACTGTTCCGTTAGGGGGATTAACATGTGATACGGCTGGCATTATTAGTCCGGCTGTGCAAATGGTCGTGTCCTATCAAGTAGCGGAAGCATTAAAGATTTTAGTGGAAGATTGGGAAGCATTAAGCGGTAAATTACAATCTTTTGATTTATGGAAAAACCAACATTCCTCTATTCGAGTGGATAAGGTCAAGAAGAGGGAGTGTCCTTCATGTGGTGAACATCGGACGTATCCACATTTGACGTATGAAGGACAAATGAAGACAGCTGTATTGTGTGGGCGTGATTCCGTGCAAATACGTCCATCTCATTCTGAATCATTCGATTTAAATCAGTTGGCTAAGCGACTTATCAATCAAGGGATGAAGGTGGAAGTGAACCCTTATTTGCTTTCATTTCAAGCGGACCAACGGAGATTAGTGGTCTTTCGTGACGGGCGGGCCCTCGTGCATGGGACAAAAGATATTCAAGAAGCAAAATCCATTTATCATCGATATTTAGGCTAG
- the thiD gene encoding bifunctional hydroxymethylpyrimidine kinase/phosphomethylpyrimidine kinase, with protein sequence MGIPKAVTIAGSDSGGGAGIQADLKTFQELGVFGMSAITAITAQNTLGVQGVYPIPVEAIVQQIDSIESDLRPDAIKTGMLFSAEIIGAISERVIRYQMKNLVIDPVMIAKGGAPLLQEEAVTAMKEQLIPLAKVITPNIPEAEVLTDRKIHTLEERREAAKRLHDLGAEFVVMKGGHDQSDRLIDLLYDGEHFYEWESRRLQTKHTHGTGCTFAAAITASLAKGSSVVEAVETAKIFIHAAIEDELGIGEGHGPTNHWAYRKRHEVVL encoded by the coding sequence ATGGGGATTCCTAAAGCGGTAACAATCGCTGGTTCAGATAGTGGGGGAGGCGCAGGCATTCAAGCGGATTTAAAAACGTTTCAAGAGCTTGGAGTATTTGGGATGTCAGCAATAACAGCGATTACGGCACAAAATACTTTAGGTGTTCAAGGTGTATACCCAATACCTGTCGAGGCCATCGTCCAACAAATCGATTCAATTGAGAGTGATTTGCGACCGGATGCCATAAAAACAGGGATGCTCTTCAGTGCTGAAATTATAGGAGCAATTTCGGAACGAGTAATCCGATACCAAATGAAAAACCTCGTGATTGATCCGGTAATGATTGCAAAGGGCGGTGCTCCTCTTTTACAAGAAGAAGCTGTTACAGCTATGAAAGAGCAACTTATCCCATTAGCAAAAGTTATTACACCGAATATCCCAGAGGCGGAAGTGCTGACGGATAGAAAGATTCACACGCTAGAAGAACGAAGAGAAGCGGCAAAGAGACTTCATGATTTAGGAGCAGAGTTTGTTGTGATGAAGGGTGGACACGATCAAAGCGACCGTCTCATTGATTTGTTATATGATGGTGAACATTTTTACGAATGGGAAAGTCGACGTCTCCAAACGAAGCATACACATGGAACGGGATGTACGTTTGCGGCTGCGATTACAGCTTCTTTAGCGAAAGGAAGTTCGGTAGTTGAAGCGGTGGAGACGGCAAAAATCTTCATCCACGCAGCGATTGAAGACGAGCTAGGAATTGGAGAAGGACACGGTCCTACGAATCATTGGGCATACCGTAAGCGTCATGAGGTGGTGCTTTAA
- the thiE gene encoding thiamine phosphate synthase: MFQRESLQLYFVMGSTNCLKNPREVLTEAIKGGITMFQFREKGEGSLVGKDKRNLATDLQAICQEHGIPFIVNDDVELALSIGADGVHIGQDDGDIETIRNLVGKKILGISTHNVEEAKAALKLGADYIGVGPMYETLTKKDIQRVRGPKVIEEIRAAGIHLPLVGIGGICSGRVKEIAQRGADGIAVISAISKAFSIEESARLLRQEFQTSQVKAYL, encoded by the coding sequence ATGTTTCAACGGGAAAGTTTGCAGCTCTACTTTGTTATGGGGAGTACGAACTGCTTGAAGAATCCACGTGAGGTTCTGACTGAAGCGATAAAAGGTGGCATTACGATGTTTCAGTTTCGTGAAAAAGGGGAAGGAAGTTTAGTAGGCAAAGATAAGCGAAATTTAGCTACAGATTTACAGGCGATATGTCAGGAGCACGGGATTCCCTTTATTGTGAATGACGATGTCGAGCTTGCGCTTTCTATCGGCGCAGATGGAGTCCACATTGGGCAGGATGATGGTGATATTGAAACGATCCGAAACTTGGTTGGAAAGAAAATATTAGGTATCTCCACTCATAATGTTGAGGAAGCAAAGGCAGCCCTAAAATTAGGAGCGGATTATATCGGAGTCGGTCCAATGTATGAGACTTTAACTAAAAAAGACATACAAAGAGTGCGTGGTCCAAAAGTGATTGAAGAAATTCGCGCAGCTGGTATTCATCTTCCGCTTGTAGGAATCGGTGGAATTTGCAGTGGTCGAGTAAAAGAAATCGCTCAACGAGGGGCAGATGGAATTGCAGTCATCTCCGCTATAAGTAAGGCATTTTCCATTGAAGAGTCGGCTCGTCTTTTACGACAAGAGTTTCAAACAAGTCAAGTGAAAGCTTATTTGTAA